One window from the genome of Strix uralensis isolate ZFMK-TIS-50842 chromosome 22, bStrUra1, whole genome shotgun sequence encodes:
- the LOC141953268 gene encoding uncharacterized protein LOC141953268, translated as MRRGRGAGLAGLAAVLLVAAGRAQVQQEPSAETNEGTGVTINCSHPNIQTREFIQWYRQLPGRGPAFLVSSFQGSRELQAPPGRLSVAADRRSSALWLARPRRGDAAVYYCALGDTGRGAGAAAGHEPPRAGPGGAGGGGGTSHPMESGVQAPQREEKQMSRSQKCHLQTKRLISCNERDVDKIFVKQRVVLDVLLPQRGHVSDSGWDVYSICCSQRHFP; from the exons atgcggcggggccggggcgcagggctggcggggctggccgcggtgctcctgg tggctgcgggcagagcccaggtgcagcaggagccgtCGGCAGAGACCAACGAGGGCACCGGCGTCACCATcaactgctcccaccccaacATCCAGACCAGGGAGTTCATCCAGTGGTACCGTCAGCTCCCGGGCCGAGGCCCCGCATTCCTCGTGAGCTCTTTTCAGGGCTCCAGAGAGCtgcaggccccgccggggcggctgtcGGTGGCGGCAGACCGCCGGTCCAGCGCCCTGTggctcgcccggccccggcgcggggacgcggcggtgtATTACTGCGCGCTGGGAgacacggggagaggagccggggctgcggccgggcacgaaccgccgcgggcggggccgggcggggccggcgggggcggggggaca AGTCATCCCATGGAGTCAGGAGTTCAAGCTCCACAGCGAGAGGAGAAGCAGATGTCGAGGTCACAG AAGTGTCACCTCCAGACAAAGAGGCTGATCAGTTGTAACGAGAGGGATGTGGATAAGATTTTTGTGaagcagagggttgtgctggaTGTCCTCCTGCCACAGAGAGGTCATGTCTCTGACTCTGGCTGGGATGTTTACAGCATCTGCTGTTCCCAGAGACATTTCCCTTGA